The Entelurus aequoreus isolate RoL-2023_Sb linkage group LG04, RoL_Eaeq_v1.1, whole genome shotgun sequence nucleotide sequence ATagtttctgtaggacaaacaagccacaaaccttcctaattgttagactgtttatatttaacatgcttcaatgatgagagtatttggcgtgcgccattttgtccttttaAATTCAGCGGGCCTTGAACTCACCGCaatttgtttacatgcacaactttctcctACGTTGCCACagaaggacgtgttttatgccactccttttttgtctcatcttgtccaccaaatgttttatgctgtgcgagaATGcagaaaagtgagctttgttgatgttattgacttgttggagtgctactcaggcatatttggtcactgcatgactgcaagcttatCAATGCTAACACgtaatttaggctagctgtatatacatattgcatcattatgcctcgtttgtaagtatatttgaactcgtttaatttcctttacttatgtcctctgtgtatttaatttatatttgtatgtctcatgacacattatctgtatgtaatgttgGCTGCATGTTTTGATagttgtgtgtcatgttgttccagaccacagcaaacattacccagcttgcaaagattgtaaaaaatccattagaagatgtttcctttaacttggacacacacatctatgcctTAGGCCAttttaagccagtcatttccaggagaagcctccgttttactaatgttttcctatGTTGTAAAaaagtgtagaataaatattacatttcaacatttctgtcaatgaagatttgtgtcagcctgcgacacattttgatagtaggctaatataactatacagacacttgcatcatgtgttgccttcattataacacttacataaggcttttgatTTTTtggggctccagacagattaggtttttttttttggtccaatatggctctttcaatcgTTTTGGTCGTCGGCCCCTGTCTTAGCTGAACGCTGATGAAGACCTGAAGTTTGTTCTTTCATGCAAACATGAAACATGTCATTAAAAATAGGAAATGTATTTTCTTTGAAATTCGTATTCTTGtggccagacctgtgtgtttacttcCATACTTGACGTTTTCGGTCTGTGGAAGGCTGCAGTTGTAACCAAAACCGTCAcataagaataacaaattgcatacAATTTTGATGACCTCTGATTTTCTTTGCTTCTGGGTACATTGGAATTATATGTCTTTTTAATTTGtgaatattagaaaaaaaaacattatttggtgtaaaaagtagaaAATACATCTTTTATTGACAAGAATAATGTTATCACATACACGTTTGGCTACAGTATTCTAATTTTTCATTATATGATTACATTTGGCACTCAAGCTTTTGAAAAAGTTGGTGATAattacagtataacaaaatatatacagtatgtcaagtGTTTGATTGTAATACCACTGGTGATTTCTGGGGGCGCCAGTGAGTCATGATACTGTAACATGCTTTTGCGATTCAGTAAACGTGCAGTTAGCGCCTCTCAGGAAGTGTTGTCCCCCTGCTGACTTCAAATGTAAAGCACTAATTAGCACATTACCTTCGTTTCCCAGCCCACTGTAAACTCACTTGTTGTTTGCTTGCTAACCATTTTTTACGCATCCTTTAATGTGTCTTTGCCCCGGCCACGTGATCGTTAGCGTCGCTAGGTGACAAAATGTCAATAGTTTATGCTCTGCAGCTTCATGTCCGTCTTCCTCTGCAGCGCGGCAGGAAGTAGCGGCAGATTGGCGTTAGCGGCACAGCGGCACAGAGTCGAGCGTGATTGGACAGAGTTCCTTTTGGACCCGACCGCCGCCATCTCCCCCCTCATGACCCTCCCCGTCAGAGGGTGTCTCGGCGAGGGAAGGGTTTTGGAGCCGCTCACCTGGAGTCCAGTGGCGCCAGAGACCCATACCACCTTCCTGCCTCGTCCTTCCTTCAGCGCTTGGTGGCGGAGGAGGGGCAGCGTGGTGGGCGGGGCTCTGTGCATTTTCGGAGAAGCGGCGCTCTCCTCCAACGTGTTCAACCAGAGGAGGCCCTGAACTGTGGGACAATCACCCCCGCCGTTTGCACGCCGGATTTCTCTCGATGGGCCGCTGTCTCTGATTGGCTCGGCGGGTGAGTCTTCCTTGTCTGGCCAAACGAGACGGCACAAACAGATTATTTCTATTTTTGTTAAAAGTTCCTCATTATGCAAACGATGCTAatgtgttcttaaaggcctactgaaacccactactaccgaccacgcagtctgatagtttatatatcaatgatgaaatcttcacattgcaacacatgccaatacggccgggttaacttataaagtgcaattttaaatttcccgggaaacttccgcttgaaaacgtctatgtatgatgacgtatgcgcgtgacgtcaatggttgaagcggaagtattgggacacattgtatcctaatacaaacagctctgttttcatcgcaaaattccacagtattctggacatctgtgttggtgaatcttttgcaatttgtttaatgaacaatgaagactgcaaagaagtaagctgtaggtgggatcggtgtattagcggccggctgcagcaacacaaccaggaggactttgagttggatagcaaacgcgctatccgacgctagccgccgaccgcatcgatgatcgggtgaagtccttcatcgctccgtcgatcgctggaacgcaggtgagcatgggtgttgatgagcagatgagggctggcgtaggtggagcgctaatgtttttatcatagctctgacgaggtcccgtagctaagttagcttcaatggcgttgttagcaacagcattgctaggcttcgacaggcggcacagcattaaccgtgtggttacaggtccagtgtttggtttggtgtctcctgatagtactattgttgatcttctgtctatccttccagtcaggggcttatttcttttgtttctatctgcatttaagcacaattctatcacgttagctccgtagctaaagtgcttcaccgatgtattgtcgtggagataaaagtcactgtgaatgtccatttcgcgttctcgactctcattttcaagaggatatagtatccaaggtggtttaaaatacaaatccgtgatccacaatagaaaaaggagaaagtgtggaatccaatgaacccttgtacctaagttacggtcagagcgaaaaaaagatacgtcctgcactgcactctaggccttcactctgacgttcctcatccacaaatctttcatcctcgctcaaattaatggggtaatcgtcgctttcttggtccgaatcgctctcgctgctggtgtaaacaatggggaaatgtgaggagcccttcaacctgtgacgtcactgctatccctgtttaaataaaacaatttcatttcagtaggcctttaaagcctggTTATGAGTGctgtacaccagtgtttttcaaccttttttgtgccaaggcgcatttttttcattgaaaaaatctggaggcacaccaccagcagaaatcattacaaaattaaactcagttgacagtaaaaagtcgttgtcgcaattgttggatattaatttaaaccataaccaaccatgcatcactatagctcttgtctcaaagtaggtgtactgtcacgacctgtcacatcacgctttgacttattttgagtgttttgggttttcctgtgtgtagtgtcttagttcttgtcttgcgctcctattttggtggctttttctctttttttggtattttcctgtagcagtttcctttgagcgatatttcccgcatctactttgttttagcaatcaagaatatttcagttgttattatccttctttgtgtgtacattgttgattgtcatgtcatgttcggatgtacaatgtggacgccgtctttgttccacagtaagtctttgctgtcgtccagcattctgtttttgtttactttcaatcaatcaatcaatgtttatttatatagccctaaatcacaagtgtctcaaagggctgtacaagccacaacgacatcctcggtgtcgagtgggtctgacataatattgtgaaagtccaacacatcagcgaaagtccagtccatggtggggccagcgggaaccatcccgagcggagacgggtcagcagcgtagagatgtccccatctgatggacaggctagcggtccaccccggagcagagtagaaaagaaaagaaaagaaacggcagatcaactggtctaaaaagggagtctatttaaaggctagagtatacaaatgagttttaagatgagacttaaatgcttctactgaggtagcatctctaacttttaccgggagggcattccatagtattggagcccgaatagaaaacgctctatagcccgcagactttttttgggctctgggaatcactaatactttgtagccagttcagttttagtttcgttctgcatagccttccctaagcttcaatgccttttcttaggggcactcaccttttgtttaagcattagatacctttttacctgcacgctgcctcccgctgtttccgacatctacaaagcaattagctaccggctgccacttactgatatggaagagtattacacggttactctgctgagctgtagacagcaccgacactcaacaacaacacatcatttacagactataattactagttagcaaaaaatatgtttaacccaaataggtgaaattagataatctcccacagcacaccagactgtatctcaccgcGGCACAGTAATTCAAAAACATTGAGATAGAAGGCAGCACACGAGTGGAACAAAgataaataacatcaaatatttactatttacgcagcagtggttgaaaaacactgctgtacccAACAACACACTCTGACAATAACCCAAAGTTGTCATTGGGCCTGTAGTTCTGTGTTACCGTCAAGAAGCAGAGTCTCTCTGGTGTCCAAGCTGGCGGCCGGATCCTCATCATTGGCTTCCTGGGAGGTGGCGGGGATCAGAGGGGGCAGAGAGGACGACGGGGGACGTTTCTCATCGTCTTCTTGCTCTGCTCTCATCCTTACACGTCGCTTCTCCGCCACTTGGCGAGCCTTTGGATGTCTGATTGGCCGCTTGGAGCTGTCACCCTGAAAAGGGGGTAGGAGCacgaggatgttttttttttttaaaccccgcCCTCACTGATGCGTACACTCACCTTGTTGATCTTCGCCACTTCAAGGCTTCTCTTGTGTTTGGTAAGCAAGAGGTGATAGGAGGCCATGACGGCGGAGGGTCGGTTGGCGGTGAGCGTGTGCGTCGTTTCCGAAAGCGAGTAACCCAGCGTGTCAGTCATGTGCGCCAGCACAGATGCGTCGAGATCCTCCGCCTGCAACCTGGGAGGGGAGGTGGCGGCGAGATGAGGCAACATTGCCAGGCTGGCACTTAGTCAATGTGTGGATTTGATGTTGGACAGCTAATGTGTACGAATGTGACTGATGGAGATCTGACAGGCCAGTgcatttttttaaagatgtgtagcgaagtaTGGGGAATGAGTTTTGGAAGTGAGAGCGTAGGAACATGTATTACTGTTAGCATCAGGGCTAACTGGCTAATTTGGGGCCCTGAGCAAAATTTTATTTAGAGCCCACCCAATTTTACAACACTTTTTATTTGTGTGAAATGATTTTGATactgtaggagcctaaatgctatttaagttaatttacattttatggaaggtgctttatgtttattcagccaaaaggggACTATTTGCTTTACTTGAATAAtatgaaaatgtatatattgcatgtttggagtaattataaggcgcaccctaTTGGTAATCTTTACTTTTGTGTGAATAATTTGATACAGTTGGACACAGTGTATTAGgggtaatggcagtcaggtatggTGGAATCGAGCCTCACAGTTTTTTGACCTTATTCTTACTCTTTCTTACTGTAACACACTCTCTTTTTTTTGCCATGCTTTTTATCCCATATCATTATtgtttgaaaacaatacaaagagGAGCGTccggagttttttgttgttgttgccgcagcaagcgggagcaggagaaagtagaggagcgtcaagcgAAGGCTTCATTGGGAAACTACAGATACTATTTGACTCAAACTTGAATTGAATTAACAATGATATCATGGCTATGGTTtaaatttatttggaacatgaatgcAGTCACAGTATGTATGATATATCATATAAtttacatattgtcatttttttataacatgtctgaaaaggagtaagtAATCCTACCTATTAtggtatattaatgtatatattaaaatatgttgTGGACTAAAACATATTCATGGGATAGAAAttgtttttagtgcaaaataactttAACATgattaatgcagctgagataggctccagcacccccagcgacccaagtggtagaaaatggatggataaatggatgatTAAAACGTAACTTAACAAGCCAAAGTTCCCACGAACGCAGTATGTCCGCCTTACATTAACGCTGTGCGCCATGAAGGACTGTGATCAAAACCATGGAAAAATacattcttatcagtgacagagcagaaaGGGGCTACGAATATGTTTGCGGTAACCTGTCACATGAAACGCACACTCatccattaattgacattttacaagcGCTCCTTCTTGGGGCGTTGGGTCCTACTACTGTGTGATCTCCGTATAAGGAGGGGCGGCCCTGGTTAGCATCATTAAATAGTCACTGTTGCACAATAAGGGACTTTTTAAAGATGATGCTGTGTCACTTTTTCTTTGGCTATCTGCTCGATGCCATCGTAACAGATGCCTGCTAGTCAGTCTCTCCAGGATTTTGGTGTAATTGTATTCACTTAAAATGCCTTAATTCACACAGCAGGTTTTTCGGAGATTTGTGGCAAAATTTGCAATGTTTTTAaaggcttttcttttttttaataacatgaaaaaaaatgtttttcatcaaTTTGATGTCAATCTTTGAAGTGGTCCTTCGAAAaataacctcaaaaagcacacaaTTTAgccaaaaattggaaaacaaatattgTATGAATGTTTTACTCCTTTTATACCACATATACTTAAGAGTACACTAGATGGCACACACTCGgcgctcattgtcaaattactcttTTAATTTAGTCTAACTAACATTAGTAATGACGCTGACATTGGCCAAAATATGCCGGGAGTTTGGGAAGTTGTGGTTTTTGGATAAAATTGCGAGGTCGCTCATAATTTgtggggattggttgaatttgcgtgaatCCACAACATCCTGACTCGTGTGGCTGTGCTGTAGTACGTGTGAgcatggccgtaactaccattgaggacatCATGTCCTTGGTATTTTCTTTAAGTGACAAGAAGATGATGCAAATTTACTTTGTGTGggacatcggaaattatcgtatcggtttcaaaattatcggtatcggtttcaaaaagtaaaattcatgacattttaaaacgccgctgtgtacatggacgtagggagaagtacagagcgccactaaaccttgaaggcactgcctttgcgtgccagcccaatcacacaatatctacggcttttcccacacacaagtgaatgcaaagcatacttggtcaacagctatacaggtcacactgagagtagccgtagaaacaactttaacactgttacaaatatgcgccacactgtgaacccacaccaaacaagaatgacaaacacatttcgggagaacatccgcaccgtaacacaacataaacacaacagaacaaatactcagaaccccttgcagcactaactcttccgggacgctacaatatacaccccccgctaccaaccCTATacaacccccccccacacacctcaaccccgcccccctaaccccgcccacctcaatctcctaatgctctctcagggagaacatgtcccaaattccaagctgctgttttgaggcatgttaaaaaaaaaagcactttgtgacttcaataataaatatggcagtgccatgttggcatttttttccataacttgagttgaagttgttctcttattttggaaaaccttgttacattgtgtaatgcatccagcggggcatcacaacaaaattaggcataataatgtgttaattccacaactgtatatatcggtatcggttgatatcggtatcggtaattaagagttggacaatatcggaatatcggatatcggatatcggcaaaaaagccattaacggacatctctaattgaaattgcaatacaacttttaaattgatgttttaatgatgtgaaaattgtttaatacgctaaacttcagcatattaataaaaaaaaaagtggactaTTAGAAAATCatgctgattgtcaaagatgttagataATATAACACTTCATAGTTCTACCTCAATTCATTGGGTTGCTCAAGGTAAATAGTATTTATTTGGTGTTGGGGTACACATGATgtcagcctttcaaagctcctcttggaCCACCATTCTTTTTCCTCTGTATTTGTCAAAACCTAGCTGTGGCCCTGCGTGTGTGAACATTCCACAATCCACAGTGAAGCTGGCCCAGGCGGGTTACACCAATAGTGAAGGCCAAGGAAGAAGAGTGTGATAACCATACAACAAGAaatgtcctggctgctcagtaaaaTCGGGCAAAACAAGTCAATAAGAGAAATGTAATCGGTTTAGATCGGAGAACAAATCTGTCAAAGCAATTGCGGTGAATCAAAGGTGCACTTTTTAATTGTGATCGCATTTCCACAGTCTGATAAAAGGCTTCCAAGTCGCACTTTGACGCACAAAAACCGACCACAAGACTTTTCATTTGCCTTCATTTCCTGGCTGGCGAGCAGACAGCAGTGTCTCAAGTGGCAAACATGCTCTAAACTCATAACGCCTTGAATGCGACGCACATGTCTTTCTGCTCTAAAGAAGATATGTTAGTGTGTGGGCTACCTGTTATTGTGTGAGCGTATGTGTAGCGGCCTCTTGGCGTAGCCCTCATTGATCCATCTCCTCTGCATGGCCGCTCGGACGCTGGGTCTCTTCTCCGGGTCCGGCTCCAGGAGATACATCACAAACGTTACGGCGCCTGTGCGGTGGAAGTGGTATTTTAAGAAAACTGGCGACACTCCGTGCTGACTTCAGAAAGATAACCAGAACGTCGTTCGGTGTTTCAAATGTGTTTGTTGTTACAAACCCGTACAGTCGATGACGTCATTACTCTGCTTCTAGACACACTTCATACAcatctggtctgccagagaataagaaaaaGTAGCAGAAGGGAAAAGCGCTTTATTGACTTATATTTATCTTTAGGCGCCTCTAAATTTTAGCGATTAGCATcaaatgtagcaatgttttcTTGTCTTTGGAGACTAACATGAAAGCAAGTATTGCTCTTCtttagtgttactaaaacggccttctttcatctccgtaatatcgctaaaattcgttccattttgtccactagcgacgctgagatcattattcatgcgttcgttaaatctcgtcttgattactgtaacgcattattttcgggtctacctatgtctagcattaaaagattacagttggtacaaaatgcggctggtagacttttgacaagaacaagaaagtttgatcatattacgcctatactggctcacctgcactggcttcctgtgcacttaagatgtgactttaaggttttactacttacgtataaaatactacacggtctagctccatcctatcttgctgattgtaatgtaccatatgtcccggcaagaaatctgcgttctaagaactccggcttattagtgattcctagagcccaaaaaagtctgcgggctatagagcgttttctattcgggctccagtactctggaatgccctcccggtaacagttagagatgctacctcagtagaagcatttaagtcccatcttaaaactcatttgtatactctagcctttaaatagaccccccttttagaccagttgatctgccgtttcttttctgctctgcccccctctcctttgtggagggggggcacaggttcggtggccacggatgaagtgctggctgtccaaagtcgggacccggggtggaccgctcgcctgtgcatcggttggggacgtctctgcgctgctgacctgtctccgctcgggatggtctcctgctggccccactatggactggactctcactattatgttagatctactatggactggactctcacaatattatgctagatccactcgacaatcattgcaccggtcgcccgggcggtggggggaggggggtccccacatctgcggtcccctccaaggtttctcattgtcccattgggttgagtttttccttgccctgatgtgggatcggagccgaggatgtcattgtggcttgtgcagccctttgagacactcgtgatttagggctatataagtaaacattgattgattgattgattcttaacGAGCAGCAAGTCCTGCTATGCCTGCTTAGGACATAAAAAAACAAAGGCAAAAAAAGTGACAGAGTAAAGTCTATGTCTATTTACAA carries:
- the LOC133647850 gene encoding hormonally up-regulated neu tumor-associated kinase isoform X2, yielding MQHRSHTLVAMKVIDKKKARLDSYVQKNMKREPHIHQMIRHPHIVVLLETLETENSFYMVMELCAGGDLMDHICERKRLQEKEVRRYARQILSAVDHLHKHGIVHRDLKIENFLLDDRNNIKIVDFGLSNTLKAESLPPELLTTQCGSPAYAAPELLAHRKYGPKVDVWSIGVSMFAMLTGTLPFTVEPFNIKHLHQKMINGDIGSIPSDVSKGAVTFVMYLLEPDPEKRPSVRAAMQRRWINEGYAKRPLHIRSHNNRLQAEDLDASVLAHMTDTLGYSLSETTHTLTANRPSAVMASYHLLLTKHKRSLEVAKINKGDSSKRPIRHPKARQVAEKRRVRMRAEQEDDEKRPPSSSLPPLIPATSQEANDEDPAASLDTRETLLLDDKEDSPAEPIRDSGPSREIRRANGGGDCPTVQGLLWLNTLEESAASPKMHRAPPTTLPLLRHQALKEGRGRKVVWVSGATGLQVSGSKTLPSPRHPLTGRVMRGEMAAVGSKRNSVQSRSTLCRCAANANLPLLPAALQRKTDMKLQSINY
- the LOC133647850 gene encoding hormonally up-regulated neu tumor-associated kinase homolog isoform X1 → MNPSLAGKTMTEKDKEGGSPWPPVRVPLPSAPRELLRSFPHSKRVGSYLVGKMINKGSFAKVMEGLHLGTGEKVAMKVIDKKKARLDSYVQKNMKREPHIHQMIRHPHIVVLLETLETENSFYMVMELCAGGDLMDHICERKRLQEKEVRRYARQILSAVDHLHKHGIVHRDLKIENFLLDDRNNIKIVDFGLSNTLKAESLPPELLTTQCGSPAYAAPELLAHRKYGPKVDVWSIGVSMFAMLTGTLPFTVEPFNIKHLHQKMINGDIGSIPSDVSKGAVTFVMYLLEPDPEKRPSVRAAMQRRWINEGYAKRPLHIRSHNNRLQAEDLDASVLAHMTDTLGYSLSETTHTLTANRPSAVMASYHLLLTKHKRSLEVAKINKGDSSKRPIRHPKARQVAEKRRVRMRAEQEDDEKRPPSSSLPPLIPATSQEANDEDPAASLDTRETLLLDDKEDSPAEPIRDSGPSREIRRANGGGDCPTVQGLLWLNTLEESAASPKMHRAPPTTLPLLRHQALKEGRGRKVVWVSGATGLQVSGSKTLPSPRHPLTGRVMRGEMAAVGSKRNSVQSRSTLCRCAANANLPLLPAALQRKTDMKLQSINY